One Acutalibacter muris DNA window includes the following coding sequences:
- a CDS encoding extracellular solute-binding protein: MSKKLLALTLALAMLLTLLGACGGKPDSSSGSSAASTGESSSEAASQPEEPTVDTSETQSISIFMQADDVPEGTPGDDGAVLNYWKEMFNLEIEWQKPPQGSEQEQLSMMFGTGDYTDVIDLGFNTENLSTLCQDGVIYELSEYIDKYMPNYKAVLEANPDVKSALYDDEGHIYSIATVQENPKQWGGLVYRRDILETMTGGNIAFPSGNNEPSTVEDWEYMLGLMKQYFDTSGMPETACLIIPASGYFSTGELMGGFGIGGVDYITDDGKAAYGIAEDNFYNYLSKMKEWYKKGYVYADFASRSQDLFYLPNTALTYGGAAGVWYGLAANLGGAMSLPEYELIMDVQPINSPADTEHGIEKPLGIYLDSGRASNNAGFAVSTACDEEKLIRVLNAFDYFYTEEGSCVRTMGLTSEEGAAECQDYIEKGITKGTREPNSRKWTAEMEKNTEGVTAFASDRMPGVKVDYPARESDLIDGIYYTDVGHEAWTKYGNANVFPLSVTFTPEETSEINTINTNMQDYANGKIANFIIGRDELTPDTFAAYQQQLKDLGLERYLELRQAGYDRYLARSK, translated from the coding sequence ATGTCAAAGAAATTACTGGCACTGACACTGGCTCTTGCCATGCTGTTGACCTTACTGGGGGCGTGCGGCGGTAAGCCGGACAGCAGCTCCGGCAGCAGTGCCGCAAGCACCGGCGAGAGCAGCTCCGAGGCCGCGAGCCAGCCGGAGGAACCCACGGTGGACACCAGCGAGACCCAGAGCATCAGCATCTTCATGCAGGCTGACGATGTACCAGAGGGAACTCCCGGGGACGATGGCGCTGTGCTGAACTACTGGAAGGAAATGTTTAACCTGGAGATCGAGTGGCAGAAACCGCCCCAGGGCAGTGAGCAGGAGCAGCTGAGCATGATGTTCGGCACAGGAGACTACACGGACGTGATAGACCTGGGCTTCAATACCGAGAACCTCAGCACCCTCTGTCAGGATGGGGTTATCTATGAGCTGTCTGAGTACATAGACAAGTATATGCCCAACTATAAGGCCGTGCTGGAAGCCAATCCCGATGTGAAGTCAGCGCTGTATGACGATGAGGGGCATATCTACAGCATTGCCACCGTGCAGGAGAACCCCAAGCAGTGGGGCGGGCTGGTGTACCGCCGGGACATTCTTGAGACCATGACCGGCGGAAATATCGCCTTCCCCAGCGGGAACAACGAGCCCTCCACCGTAGAGGACTGGGAGTATATGCTGGGCCTGATGAAACAGTATTTTGACACGTCCGGGATGCCCGAGACAGCCTGTCTTATCATTCCCGCCTCCGGCTACTTCTCCACTGGCGAGCTGATGGGCGGCTTCGGCATCGGCGGCGTGGACTACATCACCGACGACGGCAAGGCGGCCTATGGCATAGCCGAGGACAATTTCTACAACTACCTGAGCAAAATGAAGGAGTGGTACAAAAAAGGTTACGTCTACGCCGACTTCGCAAGCCGCTCCCAGGATCTGTTTTACCTGCCCAACACCGCTCTGACCTACGGCGGCGCGGCGGGGGTCTGGTACGGGCTTGCCGCCAATCTTGGCGGGGCCATGTCTCTGCCGGAGTATGAGCTGATCATGGACGTCCAGCCCATCAACTCGCCGGCTGACACAGAGCACGGAATAGAAAAGCCTCTTGGCATCTACCTGGATTCGGGCCGGGCCAGCAACAATGCCGGGTTCGCCGTCTCCACCGCCTGTGACGAGGAGAAACTGATCCGCGTGCTGAACGCCTTCGACTACTTCTATACGGAGGAGGGCTCCTGTGTGCGCACTATGGGCCTTACCAGCGAGGAGGGTGCGGCTGAGTGCCAGGACTACATCGAAAAGGGTATCACCAAGGGTACCCGCGAGCCCAACTCCCGCAAGTGGACTGCCGAGATGGAGAAAAACACAGAAGGCGTTACCGCTTTTGCCTCTGACCGTATGCCCGGCGTAAAAGTGGACTATCCCGCCCGGGAGAGCGACCTTATCGATGGCATCTACTATACTGACGTAGGTCACGAGGCCTGGACAAAGTACGGCAACGCCAACGTATTCCCGCTCTCCGTGACCTTTACTCCGGAGGAGACCAGCGAGATAAACACCATCAACACAAATATGCAGGACTATGCCAACGGCAAGATCGCCAACTTCATCATAGGCCGCGACGAGCTAACCCCCGATACCTTTGCCGCCTATCAGCAGCAACTGAAGGATCTTGGGCTGGAGCGCTACCTGGAGCTCCGGCAAGCGGGCTATGACCGGTATCTTGCGCGGTCAAAATAA